One Manduca sexta isolate Smith_Timp_Sample1 chromosome 26, JHU_Msex_v1.0, whole genome shotgun sequence genomic region harbors:
- the LOC115444654 gene encoding larval cuticle protein 16/17-like gives MKLIILVTLALAAVVVANEPEPPKILRSEFDQKPEGSYVFGFDTEDGISRDETGEVKEALDEENKPHSVVVVRGQYSYVDPDGNPQVIKYYADETGYHAEGDSIPKVPSRR, from the exons ATGAAATTG ATTATCCTCGTTACTTTGGCACTTGCGGCAGTTGTTGTCGCCAACGAACCAGAGCCCCCGAAGATTCTTCGCTCAGAGTTTGATCAGAAGCCTGAGGGCAGCTACGTCTTCGG GTTCGACACAGAGGATGGCATATCGCGTGATGAAACTGGAGAGGTTAAAGAAGCTCTAGACGAAGAAAACAAACCCCACAGTGTGGTTGTAGTCCGTGGACAATATTCATACGTCGACCCCGACGGCAACCCGCAGGTCATCAAATACTACGCCGATGAGACCGGCTACCACGCGGAGGGAGACTCCATCCCCAAGGTGCCCTCCAGGAGATGA